The sequence AGTGCTCAGTGGAGTGCTTTATCTACATACACATAACATCATTCATAGAGATTTATCTTTAAACAACTTATTGCTAACTAAggatttaaatgttaaaattgcTGATTTTGGTTTAGCGACACAGTTGAATGGTCCAGATGAGAAACATGTTACTATGTGTGGTACACCAAACTACATATCTCCAGAGGTAGCTTCCAGAGAATTTCATGGATTACCAGCAGATGTGTGGGGTTTGGGATGCATGCTATACACTTTATTAGTAGGCAGCCCACCTTTCCACACTCAGCATGTGAAAACCACACTTAACAAAGTCATAAATGCTGATTATAAAATACCTATGGAACTTTCCTTGCAAGCCCAGGATTTACTGCAAAAACTGTTGTGTAAGGATCCCCTAAAGAGAATAACTTTAAAGGGTATTTTAGAACATCCCTTCTTGTACAATGGACAAAGCACTTGTAAGCAAGATATATCAAGAGATTCCGGTTTTCTCACAACACTTCACAGCACTCAGCACAGCAATAAGTTTAGAAATGATGATAAAACTGGTCATGAATTTCCTCTCAAAGAATATAGTGCTGAAAAAAGAGATGCTAGGCATATGccatacaatttatttactccagAGGGGAGCACAAATGCACATCATTCTAATAAtcgaaattataatttatgtacagCCCTTGATAAAGGGTCAGCAGAATTACTTGAACTAAAAAATCTTCCAAACACATTTAAAAGAACCAATAGTCCATGTAACAGCAATCTTTCATtgtttgaaaatatgaaaaaaaatgacataaatGGGAAAATGGcgcaaataaacataatttctgAAGAAAACAAAGAGAACATTACAAAGAATTGCAACATTAATACAAATGTGCTGAGTGTACCCCCTCTATGTGCTGAAAGATTGCCCACAATTTCCCACAGGACACGCAATgccattttgaaaatagaatctTCTGGAGTCATTGTAGAGTTTATCAAGAAAAAAGGCAAAGATAGAGAAGAACaaataacagaaatatgtaaaatatctaAGGATGGTATGAAAATCATAATATATACTGTAGACAATAAAACTAGAACTCAGAACATTGACCATGAACCTAATTCTGATGAAGTATTTACGTACCATAATTTACCACAGAAACATTGGAAAAAGTATTTATATGCTTCAAGATTTGTTGAACTTGTGAAAGCCAAAACACCTAAGATAACACTTTACACATCTTTAGCAAAGTGTCAACTAATGGAAAATTCTACTGATATTGATATATTCTTTTATTCAGGAGAAAAAGTTACGTACACCAGTTCAGAAggcttaaaaataattgataagaatttaaaaacacattataATCTGACAGCAGCACCTGAACTGAAATATATAACAGATCACTTTGAGGAGTGTTCCAGTAGGATGAAGCGTGTACAGACTGCACTATCTGGAATATCAGATGAATGCTTCCCTTTAATAATTGGAAAAAGACCAGTTCAACCTGTGACTAGTTTACAATCGCCTCTTCAAGGTTCAGTCGCAAATTATAATACGCCCCTATTGAACATAGGATCGTTTCA is a genomic window of Helicoverpa zea isolate HzStark_Cry1AcR chromosome 6, ilHelZeax1.1, whole genome shotgun sequence containing:
- the LOC124631301 gene encoding serine/threonine-protein kinase PLK4 translates to MFGEKIEDYEILEHLGKGGFAHVYRARCRQTGLFVAIKMIDKALMASAGMIGRVRQEVTIHSRLKHPAILELYTFFEDAHYVYLVLELAHNGELAKHFKLGTRGLSEKAAADIFRQVLSGVLYLHTHNIIHRDLSLNNLLLTKDLNVKIADFGLATQLNGPDEKHVTMCGTPNYISPEVASREFHGLPADVWGLGCMLYTLLVGSPPFHTQHVKTTLNKVINADYKIPMELSLQAQDLLQKLLCKDPLKRITLKGILEHPFLYNGQSTCKQDISRDSGFLTTLHSTQHSNKFRNDDKTGHEFPLKEYSAEKRDARHMPYNLFTPEGSTNAHHSNNRNYNLCTALDKGSAELLELKNLPNTFKRTNSPCNSNLSLFENMKKNDINGKMAQINIISEENKENITKNCNINTNVLSVPPLCAERLPTISHRTRNAILKIESSGVIVEFIKKKGKDREEQITEICKISKDGMKIIIYTVDNKTRTQNIDHEPNSDEVFTYHNLPQKHWKKYLYASRFVELVKAKTPKITLYTSLAKCQLMENSTDIDIFFYSGEKVTYTSSEGLKIIDKNLKTHYNLTAAPELKYITDHFEECSSRMKRVQTALSGISDECFPLIIGKRPVQPVTSLQSPLQGSVANYNTPLLNIGSFHRTAASSSQAPSEYN